A genomic window from Flavobacterium sp. I3-2 includes:
- a CDS encoding AMP-dependent synthetase/ligase: MIKVERLFDVAYYAHEKYNLPVQFATKSNGNWKKTSSKEYLEKVNAISKALIHIGVQPNDKIAVITTANRTEWNILDIAILQVGAQNVPIYPTVSVEEFDYIFNHSEANLCFVSDEILYNKIKAIEDKLPLVKDLYSFDKINGCKNINDLIALGNTLNNESEVEVRKSNIKTDDLATIIYTSGTTGKPKGVMLSHKNIISNFMGCQNRVPFVYGSDRALSFLPCCHVYERMLLYLYQYGGLEIYFAESIDRIGENIVEVKPHVMCVVPRLLEKVYDRIIEKGAALSGIKRKLFFWSVELAEEFQPYGQNGAWYNFKLSIARKLVLSKWKQALGGNLNTVVCGSAALQQRLGRAFTAAEMVCMEGYGLTETSPVIAVNDLRNRNLKYGTVGKPLDGFEVKIAEDGEIVTKSDSVMLGYYKDPEKTAEVIKNGYFHTEDIGEIDTDGFLKITDRKKEMFKTSGGKYIAPQALENAMKASRFIEQIMVVGDGEKMPGALIQPDFNFVREWAKRKNLNVGTSNTELIANEQVINRIQKVINDINKSFGNWEQIKVFQLTPDVWSIEAGHLTPTLKFKRRHIKEKYINEYNKMYQH, from the coding sequence ATGATAAAAGTTGAGCGTTTATTCGATGTCGCTTACTATGCGCACGAAAAATATAATTTACCTGTACAATTTGCTACAAAAAGTAATGGTAATTGGAAAAAAACTTCGAGTAAAGAATATTTAGAAAAGGTTAATGCAATTTCAAAAGCATTAATTCATATTGGTGTACAACCTAATGATAAAATTGCTGTAATCACAACTGCGAACAGAACTGAATGGAATATTTTGGATATTGCTATTTTACAAGTTGGAGCACAAAATGTACCGATTTACCCAACGGTTTCTGTTGAAGAGTTTGATTATATTTTCAACCATTCAGAAGCAAACTTATGTTTTGTATCTGATGAAATTTTATATAATAAGATTAAAGCTATTGAAGATAAACTTCCTTTAGTTAAAGATTTATATTCATTTGATAAAATAAATGGATGTAAAAATATCAATGATTTAATTGCTTTAGGAAATACTTTAAATAATGAATCAGAAGTTGAAGTTCGAAAAAGCAATATTAAAACAGATGATTTAGCAACTATTATTTATACTTCTGGAACTACTGGCAAACCAAAAGGAGTTATGTTATCTCACAAAAACATAATTTCAAATTTTATGGGATGTCAAAATCGCGTACCATTTGTTTATGGAAGTGATAGAGCATTAAGTTTTTTACCTTGTTGCCATGTTTATGAACGTATGCTTTTGTATTTGTATCAATATGGTGGTTTAGAAATCTATTTTGCAGAATCAATCGATAGAATTGGAGAAAATATAGTTGAAGTTAAACCTCACGTTATGTGCGTTGTTCCTCGTTTACTAGAAAAAGTTTATGATAGAATCATTGAAAAAGGAGCTGCATTATCTGGTATTAAAAGAAAACTATTTTTCTGGTCTGTTGAACTAGCAGAAGAGTTTCAGCCCTACGGACAAAACGGAGCTTGGTATAACTTTAAATTAAGTATTGCTCGTAAATTAGTATTATCTAAATGGAAACAAGCTTTAGGCGGAAATTTAAACACGGTTGTTTGTGGAAGTGCGGCCCTTCAGCAACGTTTAGGTAGAGCTTTCACTGCTGCCGAAATGGTTTGCATGGAAGGTTATGGTTTAACCGAAACTTCTCCGGTAATTGCAGTAAATGATTTACGAAATAGAAATTTAAAATATGGTACTGTCGGCAAACCATTAGATGGTTTTGAAGTTAAGATTGCTGAAGATGGAGAAATAGTAACCAAAAGTGATTCGGTGATGTTAGGATATTATAAAGATCCTGAAAAAACTGCCGAAGTTATCAAAAATGGATATTTCCATACCGAAGATATTGGAGAAATTGATACAGATGGATTCTTGAAAATTACCGACCGTAAAAAAGAAATGTTCAAAACTTCTGGAGGAAAATACATCGCTCCTCAAGCTTTAGAAAATGCGATGAAAGCTTCTCGTTTTATCGAACAAATTATGGTTGTTGGTGATGGTGAAAAAATGCCTGGAGCTTTAATTCAACCCGATTTTAATTTTGTTCGCGAATGGGCAAAACGCAAAAACTTAAATGTAGGAACATCAAATACAGAACTTATTGCAAATGAGCAAGTAATTAATAGAATTCAAAAAGTAATTAACGATATAAACAAAAGTTTTGGTAATTGGGAACAAATAAAAGTTTTTCAATTAACACCTGATGTTTGGAGTATCGAAGCAGGTCACCTTACGCCTACTTTAAAATTTAAACGCAGACATATAAAAGAAAAATATATAAACGAGTACAATAAAATGTACCAACATTAA
- a CDS encoding AMP-binding protein yields MNTNYIHNNFRLNGEFYDEKQLIELANQYQNSDETYKQDFGNLIMQWFDTNDFITLTTSGTTGTPKQIELKKQAVINSAKATGIHFNLQPTNSALLCLPTKYIAGKLMFVRSLILGLHLDLVNPSSNPLSEIIKTYDFVAMVPLQVINSVDKLHLIKKLIVGGAKLDLKVKELILDSTSEVYETYGMTETITHIAAKKISEEFFTPLPHAQISVDARGCLVIDAPSVNPDKLVTNDLVEFKTPNQFKWLGRVDNVINSGGVKLFPEQIEEKLAPFISYRFFVIGKEDIVLGNKLVLVIESEPYLIEPQMFDVLLPFEKPKEIQFVTNFKETATGKILRKDNLR; encoded by the coding sequence ATGAACACAAATTATATTCATAACAATTTCCGTTTGAATGGAGAATTTTATGATGAAAAACAATTAATTGAACTTGCAAATCAGTATCAAAATTCAGACGAAACTTACAAACAAGATTTTGGAAATTTGATTATGCAATGGTTTGATACGAATGATTTTATTACATTAACAACCTCGGGAACAACCGGAACTCCCAAGCAAATCGAATTAAAAAAGCAAGCAGTTATCAATTCTGCAAAAGCTACCGGAATCCATTTTAATTTACAACCAACCAATTCGGCGTTACTTTGTTTACCAACAAAATACATTGCAGGGAAATTAATGTTTGTTCGCTCTTTGATTTTGGGATTACATTTAGATTTGGTAAATCCAAGCTCAAATCCATTAAGTGAAATTATTAAAACTTACGATTTTGTTGCGATGGTGCCTTTGCAAGTAATTAATAGTGTTGATAAACTTCATCTGATAAAAAAATTAATTGTAGGTGGTGCAAAACTAGATTTAAAAGTTAAAGAATTGATTTTAGATTCGACTTCTGAAGTTTACGAAACTTACGGTATGACCGAAACCATTACGCATATCGCAGCTAAGAAAATTTCAGAAGAATTTTTTACCCCACTTCCGCATGCTCAAATTTCGGTTGATGCTCGTGGTTGTTTAGTTATCGATGCACCTAGCGTAAATCCAGATAAACTAGTTACTAATGATTTGGTTGAATTTAAAACTCCAAATCAATTCAAATGGTTGGGGCGCGTCGATAATGTGATTAATTCGGGTGGTGTCAAGCTTTTTCCTGAACAAATTGAAGAAAAATTGGCACCTTTTATTTCGTATCGATTTTTTGTAATCGGTAAAGAAGATATTGTTTTAGGAAATAAATTGGTTTTGGTGATTGAAAGCGAGCCTTATCTAATAGAACCTCAAATGTTTGATGTTTTATTGCCGTTTGAAAAGCCTAAAGAAATTCAATTTGTAACGAATTTCAAAGAAACCGCAACAGGTAAAATTTTAAGAAAAGATAATTTAAGATAA
- the arsC gene encoding arsenate reductase (glutaredoxin) (This arsenate reductase requires both glutathione and glutaredoxin to convert arsenate to arsenite, after which the efflux transporter formed by ArsA and ArsB can extrude the arsenite from the cell, providing resistance.) — protein sequence MITIYHNPRCSKSREGLCFLEEQKIPHSVVKYLDEGLSIDELNRIIKILNISPIELVRTKEAIWKENYKDKTLTDDEIIKILSENPKLIERPIVINENHGVIARPFSRINEII from the coding sequence ATGATTACAATTTATCACAATCCGCGTTGCAGCAAATCAAGAGAAGGTTTATGCTTTTTAGAAGAACAAAAAATACCGCATAGTGTTGTAAAATATTTAGATGAAGGTTTAAGTATCGATGAATTAAATAGAATCATTAAAATATTAAATATTTCACCCATTGAACTTGTTCGTACAAAAGAGGCAATTTGGAAAGAGAATTATAAAGATAAAACACTTACTGACGATGAAATAATTAAGATATTGTCAGAAAATCCGAAGTTAATTGAACGTCCAATTGTGATTAATGAAAATCATGGAGTTATCGCACGTCCATTTTCGAGAATTAATGAGATTATTTAA
- a CDS encoding M1 family metallopeptidase, whose protein sequence is MKKILLPVFILLSQITIAQNQVDFIKANATIDFDISQRKILGNVSYTFDLKSEIDTIRIDAKNMQIQSVLIDGKSAGFKYDNKQIKLYAGYKIGSNNLAIKYNTIPKQTVYFVGTGNDLQIWTQGQGKYTSHWLPSFDDYNEKVIFNMSISFDKNYQVVSNGVLANKKTNGNNVTWNYQMEQPMSSYLLMFAVGKYDVSTQKSTSGIPIESYLKPSDKTKYESTYQHTKQMFDFFEKEIGYNYPWKIYRNVPVEDFLYSGMENTTSTIFNQDFVVDNIGAFDRNYVNVNAHELAHQWFGDLITAKSGKDHWLQEGFATFYALLAEREIYGDDYFYWELYEMAEKIQKESQNQTNTTILSEGSTSLTYYEKGAWALFALRNQIGDANFQTAVKNYLTKYAFQNVSTDDFLKEVENVCSFDSAKFKKDWLNNSKFDIKQAVFLLKNNPMIHQYLELIDKQALPFESKKEYLINTLVNSPYDKVKQEVIYQIHNVSYPEAKEFYDYVAQSDNLKVRQAMVQILKEIPNEYVETYETFLDDESYITQEIALKNIWYQRPDLKHKVLDKSKNWEGFNDKNLRITWLMLALATDNYNLDKKPNWYKELEGYAYSKYNSNVRMNAISAMWFLNQYDSNTLPHLVNALVSHKPQFRKFGREAIIKLCSKKEFKKHFTDLIPYLPEDEHVALKKIMSEIDNQ, encoded by the coding sequence ATGAAAAAAATATTACTTCCTGTATTTATCTTATTATCTCAAATAACAATTGCTCAAAATCAAGTCGATTTTATTAAAGCCAATGCAACTATTGATTTTGATATTTCGCAACGAAAAATTTTAGGAAATGTTTCTTATACATTTGATTTGAAATCTGAAATTGATACCATTAGAATTGACGCCAAAAATATGCAAATTCAATCGGTTTTGATTGACGGTAAATCAGCTGGTTTTAAATATGATAACAAGCAAATTAAATTGTATGCAGGTTATAAAATCGGAAGTAATAATTTAGCTATAAAGTACAATACAATTCCAAAACAGACCGTTTATTTTGTTGGAACTGGAAATGATTTGCAAATTTGGACACAAGGACAAGGAAAATACACTTCACATTGGTTGCCAAGTTTTGATGATTACAATGAAAAGGTTATTTTTAATATGTCAATTTCGTTTGATAAAAATTACCAAGTTGTTTCAAACGGAGTTTTAGCAAATAAAAAAACGAACGGAAATAATGTTACTTGGAATTATCAGATGGAACAACCGATGAGTTCTTATTTGTTAATGTTTGCAGTTGGTAAGTATGATGTTTCTACGCAAAAAAGTACTTCTGGGATTCCGATTGAATCTTACCTAAAACCTTCGGATAAAACAAAATACGAAAGTACATATCAACATACCAAACAAATGTTTGATTTCTTTGAAAAAGAAATTGGTTATAATTATCCTTGGAAGATTTATAGAAATGTTCCGGTTGAAGATTTTTTATATTCAGGAATGGAAAATACAACATCCACCATTTTTAATCAAGATTTTGTAGTTGATAATATTGGAGCATTCGATAGAAATTACGTTAATGTAAATGCGCATGAATTGGCACATCAATGGTTTGGCGATTTAATTACTGCAAAATCGGGTAAAGACCATTGGTTACAAGAAGGATTTGCAACATTTTATGCACTTTTGGCTGAACGCGAAATTTATGGTGATGATTATTTTTATTGGGAGCTTTACGAAATGGCCGAAAAAATTCAGAAAGAAAGTCAAAATCAAACCAATACAACCATCTTAAGTGAAGGTTCAACTTCATTGACTTATTATGAAAAAGGAGCTTGGGCGTTATTTGCATTAAGAAATCAAATTGGTGATGCTAATTTTCAAACAGCTGTAAAAAACTATCTTACAAAATATGCTTTTCAGAATGTATCGACTGATGATTTTTTAAAAGAAGTTGAAAATGTTTGTAGTTTTGATTCAGCTAAATTCAAAAAAGATTGGTTGAATAACAGTAAATTCGATATTAAACAAGCCGTTTTTTTATTGAAGAATAATCCAATGATTCATCAGTATTTAGAATTGATTGACAAACAAGCTTTACCATTTGAATCAAAAAAAGAGTACTTAATTAATACTTTAGTTAATAGTCCTTATGACAAAGTAAAACAAGAAGTTATATATCAAATACATAATGTTTCATATCCAGAAGCAAAAGAATTTTATGATTATGTAGCGCAATCAGATAATCTAAAAGTACGTCAAGCAATGGTTCAAATTTTGAAAGAAATTCCGAATGAATATGTTGAAACTTATGAAACATTTCTAGATGACGAATCTTACATAACTCAAGAAATCGCTTTAAAAAACATTTGGTATCAACGTCCAGATTTGAAACATAAGGTTTTAGATAAATCTAAAAATTGGGAAGGTTTCAACGATAAAAATTTACGAATTACTTGGTTGATGTTGGCATTAGCAACTGATAATTATAATTTAGATAAAAAGCCAAATTGGTATAAAGAATTGGAAGGTTATGCATATTCAAAATACAACAGCAATGTTCGAATGAATGCTATTTCTGCAATGTGGTTTTTGAATCAATACGATAGCAACACATTACCACATTTAGTAAATGCATTAGTTAGCCATAAACCACAATTCAGAAAATTTGGACGTGAAGCTATTATTAAATTGTGTTCTAAAAAAGAATTTAAAAAACATTTTACCGATTTAATTCCTTATTTACCTGAAGACGAGCATGTAGCATTAAAAAAAATAATGAGTGAGATTGATAATCAATAA
- a CDS encoding CPBP family intramembrane glutamic endopeptidase, which yields MYIEQLKNKKESLIKYLPFPLVFFLFMGLNYVATLASDASTNDLIEATIKVFGKNLTFAFMIVPLSFLCVILLLWVKFFHKQTITSLTTARPKIDIRRIFFSFFLWAAILVSVILIQYFISPDDFLINFKLGPFLVLLVLAIVLIPLQTSFEEYLFRGYLMQGLGLLTKNKWFPLLFTSISFGLLHIANPEVGAYGMQMMVFYIGTGLFLGIITLMDNGLELALGFHAANNLVGALLVTSKNSALQTNAIFEQNVESMSFTEIYIQVLVVFPILIFLFAKKYKWNDWKNKLTGKI from the coding sequence ATGTATATCGAACAATTAAAAAACAAAAAAGAATCGTTAATCAAATATTTACCTTTTCCATTGGTTTTCTTTCTGTTTATGGGATTAAACTATGTTGCAACTTTAGCCAGTGATGCAAGTACTAATGATTTGATTGAAGCAACAATAAAAGTTTTTGGAAAGAATTTAACCTTTGCTTTTATGATTGTTCCGCTGTCTTTTTTATGTGTGATTTTACTTCTTTGGGTTAAATTTTTTCATAAACAAACCATTACTTCCTTAACCACAGCAAGGCCAAAAATTGATATTAGACGAATATTCTTTTCATTTTTTCTTTGGGCAGCAATTCTTGTTTCTGTAATTTTGATTCAATATTTTATTTCACCAGATGATTTTTTAATCAATTTTAAATTAGGACCATTTCTTGTTTTATTGGTTTTAGCAATTGTATTAATTCCGTTGCAAACCAGTTTTGAAGAATATTTGTTTCGCGGCTATTTAATGCAAGGATTAGGTTTATTAACTAAAAACAAATGGTTTCCGCTTTTGTTTACTTCAATTTCATTCGGATTGTTACATATTGCGAATCCAGAAGTTGGAGCTTACGGCATGCAAATGATGGTTTTCTACATCGGTACAGGTTTATTTTTAGGTATCATAACTTTAATGGACAATGGTTTAGAATTAGCCTTAGGTTTTCATGCGGCGAATAATTTAGTTGGTGCACTTTTGGTAACCTCAAAAAATTCGGCATTGCAAACAAATGCAATTTTTGAGCAAAATGTTGAATCGATGAGTTTTACAGAAATTTACATTCAAGTTTTAGTAGTGTTTCCGATTTTGATTTTTTTGTTTGCTAAAAAATACAAATGGAACGATTGGAAAAATAAATTAACAGGAAAGATTTAA
- a CDS encoding DEAD/DEAH box helicase, producing the protein MQFTDFKLNNNVLEAIKDVGYESPTPIQQKAIPLILEGKDLVGCAQTGTGKTAAFAIPIINDIHKIVGSAKKRKLIRTVVLTPTRELAIQIEENFVKYSQFTNIKTLVLYGGVNQVPQVDALKSGIDVLVTTPGRFLDLYKQQHINVDHVHQLVIDEADLMLDMGFIADVRKVIKLTPDNRQTLLFSATMPMAVRELADDFMTNAAFVSVDPISSASIQVKQRIYFVEKEDKKKLLFHIISEQNLKNVLIFARTKHGVDSIVEYLQKNNLNADGIHGDKSQNKREEILKNFKDKQLDILVATDVASRGIDIDALNYVINFDLPNVPETYVHRIGRTGRAGMEGTSIAFCGKDEKVYWEAIKKLTRIVAKEVLDHPFPWKEKNPNAKPDFRNKKKTNPKNGNSTSKNNSNSRKSDSSKKNKKRWY; encoded by the coding sequence ATGCAGTTTACAGATTTTAAATTAAACAATAATGTTTTAGAAGCGATTAAAGATGTTGGTTATGAGTCACCTACTCCAATTCAACAAAAAGCTATTCCTTTAATTTTAGAAGGAAAAGATTTAGTTGGATGTGCACAAACAGGAACAGGAAAAACAGCTGCATTTGCCATCCCAATCATAAACGATATTCATAAAATTGTTGGTTCTGCTAAAAAAAGAAAGTTAATTCGGACGGTTGTCTTGACTCCTACTCGCGAATTAGCCATTCAAATAGAAGAAAATTTTGTTAAATATTCTCAATTTACAAATATCAAAACTTTGGTACTTTATGGAGGTGTAAATCAAGTTCCTCAAGTTGATGCGTTAAAAAGCGGAATTGATGTTTTGGTAACCACACCAGGACGTTTTTTAGATTTATACAAACAACAACATATTAATGTAGACCACGTACATCAATTGGTTATCGATGAAGCTGATTTGATGTTAGATATGGGTTTTATTGCCGATGTTCGTAAAGTAATTAAATTGACTCCAGATAATCGTCAAACGCTTTTATTTTCTGCAACCATGCCAATGGCTGTTCGTGAATTAGCGGATGATTTTATGACAAATGCTGCATTTGTTTCGGTTGACCCGATTTCGAGTGCTTCGATTCAAGTGAAACAGCGCATCTATTTTGTCGAAAAAGAAGATAAAAAGAAACTATTATTCCATATCATTTCTGAACAAAATTTAAAAAATGTTTTAATTTTTGCAAGAACCAAACACGGTGTTGATTCCATTGTTGAATATCTTCAGAAAAACAATTTAAATGCTGACGGAATTCATGGAGATAAATCACAAAATAAACGCGAAGAAATTTTAAAGAATTTTAAAGATAAGCAATTAGATATTTTAGTTGCAACTGATGTCGCTTCGCGCGGAATCGATATTGATGCGCTTAATTACGTTATCAATTTTGATTTGCCAAATGTTCCAGAAACTTACGTTCACCGAATTGGTAGAACCGGTCGTGCTGGAATGGAAGGAACTTCGATTGCTTTTTGCGGTAAAGACGAAAAGGTTTATTGGGAGGCAATTAAAAAATTAACTCGAATTGTTGCTAAAGAAGTTTTAGACCATCCGTTTCCATGGAAAGAAAAAAATCCAAATGCCAAACCTGATTTCCGAAATAAAAAGAAAACAAATCCTAAAAACGGAAATTCAACATCAAAAAATAATTCGAATTCTAGAAAATCTGATAGTTCAAAAAAGAATAAAAAAAGATGGTATTAA